From one Liolophura sinensis isolate JHLJ2023 chromosome 10, CUHK_Ljap_v2, whole genome shotgun sequence genomic stretch:
- the LOC135476659 gene encoding PC-esterase domain-containing protein 1B-like, with translation MADVFLSSDARSLLENKYVIIMGDSVQRSIYKDFVCMLQQDQYLTDKQLRCKGDLNFLKDTLIEGGKLATLSNSAGYREMREYHTDYHLIKFYFITRCYYSYVEKVLESVTSQDLKPDIFILNSCVWDISRYGPNGVGKYKENLLKLVKKLKSALPEDCLVIWNTTLPISSDAKGGFLVPEVEFMTSSLHLDILQANFFAQKIMTTAGFDVLDLHYYLRHHIHRRAEDGIHWDMTAHRRITNLLLTHISEAWGKGLPRNVDQYTSIDTEFLAQTLVDNEANNNNVAQEIAQRPKVKARRRKGATNKNSPFVNMMNMMNKRHKSPSINMENAMMSSDSVRMVNAHSPLAQNAVNGVHSSFELQAQIMTMNRVKAAFIQNGNMAGSGVVPNRSFSSGSMNLPMMVDPQERYGGPVNRTPYNHLEPTVWTHAHRSPYAWQTPCMDPLAMSSMRSPHMPPLCVDNQLWYPSGMGSPDI, from the exons ATGGCGGACGTGTTCTTGTCTTCTGATGCAAGATCTTTGCTGGAGAATAAATATGTCATAATTATGGGGGATTCTG TTCAGAGGTCAATCTACAAGGACTTTGTGTGTATGCTACAGCAGGATCAGTATTTGACAGATAAGCAGCTTCGCTGTAAA GGGGACTTGAACTTTTTGAAGGACACCCTGATCGAGGGCGGGAAGTTGGCGACTCTCAGCAATAGCGCTGGATATCGTGAAATGAGAGAGTACCACACGGACTACCACCTGATCAAATTCTACTTCATCACCCGTTGTTACTATAGTTACGTGGAAAAAGTCCTGGAGTCTGTCACGTCCCAGGACCTAAAGCCCGACATCTTCATCTTGAATTCTTGCGTGTGGGACATAAGCAG GTATGGGCCAAATGGTGTGGGAAAATACAAAGAGAATCTCCTGAAGCTGGTGAAAAAACTGAAAAGTGCTTTGCCGGAGGACTGCCTGGTCATCTGGAACACGACGTTACCTATTTCCAGTGATGCGAAAGGTGGTTTTCTTGTACCTGAGGTAGAGTTCATGACCAGCTCTCTCCACCTTGACATACTACAGGCCAACTTCTTCGCTCAGAAAATCATGACGACTGCCGGATTTGATGTCCTTGACCTTCATTATTACCTACGTCACCACATTCATCGGCGTGCTGAGGACGGAATCCACTGGGACATGACGGCCCATCGGCGCATCACAAACCTTCTTCTGACGCACATCTCTGAGGCCTGGGGGAAGGGGTTACCCAGAAATGTGGACCAGTATACATCTATTGACACAGAGTTCCTCGCCCAGACTTTGGTTGACAATGaggccaacaacaacaatgtagCTCAGGAGATAGCTCAGCGCCCTAAGGTAAAGGCTCGACGTCGCAAGGGGGCCACGAACAAAAACTCGCCATTCGTGAACATGATGAACATGATGAACAAGAGACATAAGAGCCCGTCTATTAACATGGAGAACGCTATGATGTCAAGTGATTCTGTAAGGATGGTAAATGCCCACTCCCCACTTGCACAGAATGCCGTCAATGGTGTACACTCATCCTTTGAGCTTCAGGCCCAAATCATGACCATGAATCGGGTTAAAGCAGCCTTCATTCAGAACGGCAACATGGCAGGCTCCGGTGTGGTGCCTAACAGGTCCTTCTCCTCTGGCAGCATGAACCTCCCCATGATGGTGGATCCCCAGGAGAGATATGGTGGGCCCGTCAACCGTACCCCATACAACCACCTCGAACCTACTGTGTGGACTCATGCCCACAGATCCCCGTATGCATGGCAGACTCCTTGCATGGATCCCCTTGCGATGTCCTCCATGAGGTCACCGCACATGCCCCCTCTGTGTGTGGATAATCAGTTGTGGTACCCCTCGGGAATGGGGTCACCAGACATTTAG